Genomic DNA from Etheostoma cragini isolate CJK2018 chromosome 7, CSU_Ecrag_1.0, whole genome shotgun sequence:
TGAGGGACTCGGGGGTCTCCAGGACCTGAGGGCGGCTCGGGCAGAGGGCTTCCTCCGGCCGCTCCCTGAGCAGCTCTAGCCCGGCCTCCCGGCTCATCTCGGGGACGCTGGGCGTGCGAGTCTTCCCCCTGCGGCTCATCCCTGACTGGACAGGGACGGGCAAGCTGCCCGGGTCCGCCACCCGGCTGGAGGAGGGCCCGCCGGCCTTCACGCTCTGAAAGGATGCAGAGTGGGTTGAGAAACATTTAGGTCATGGATTTCATCTGGTAACGCCTTCaggtgcaaaaaaaagaaaaagaagtgggTTACATAAATCCTCCaactttgaatatttaatattcagGTAATTAATAATTTCTAAGGGGAGAATGTGgttctgtgtttttacattatgtaAGATGTGAGtgcagatttaaaaatgtatctcttCTTTACTGCGGGCAAAGTATTTTCAGTCTGTAAGTGACCCAGATTATTCCTTTTAGCATGCTCCTCCACAGCAGTTATTCAGTAAGAATAgattcataaaacacatttggttagaaaacaagaataaaagttatgACTATTATATTCCTGTCTTGATGTTCCATAATTTTGCTTTCCTAGGTATTCAAGACATCTACGGCATCTCTCCGTCCTGGATCAGGGCTCCCTAGGTTTCTCTTCCTGAgctttctgctgtttttccctgttaagtttttatttagagagttcttatgacatactatgactttcttttaataatacttttgacatactataactttaatGACACTTTTTataacaaactatactatgactttttggaactattttacgacatactatactctgactttttaaaattacatgttttgtgacatgcacttaaaaaacaacataaataactAATCTATATATTAGACTGCTTCAGTGTAGCCCATGCACTGATATCAGAACTCAGTTCTTTTAAACGTCCACTCCCAGATTTTGATAGAATCTCTGACCACACAAAAGTGCAACATCTACTCTGAGAAAACAGAGATAAAAGCAGCGAGATAAGCGAGTGCATGTCACAGCCTGAGAGACAACATTTAATATCTGgagtctccccccccccccccccccccccccccccccccccccccccccccatccacccTGCCTACTCATCTAGTCCTCTACTTCACGTTTTTTCatgttctttgtttgtttgcttctgtctttgtcttctttcttaCATTTGACACTCGATATCTTACTGTATATTggttgatttcctttttttttatttcttgaatGTATATATTTGGTTAAGATAATAAATTGCACGTATGAATTTCTTCTCACATTATTATCCTGAGCTTTGGCTTGTCATTTCTGATattcatgcaaataaagcaatgagagagagagagagagatagagatagctATGTGTTATTCCAGGTTAAACTACTATCCGTACCCCTCTGAAGGGAGATCCAAAAGAAAcgacctcctcttcctcctccactgcCAGGTAAACCTCTGCTGGGCCTGCCGGGGTCTTCAAGTTGGGGAAGGTCCAGGTCTTCGATCGGGGGGAGAACATGTTCGCTCCGCTGGCCTCTTTGTCTGAAGATGTAGTGACACGTCATTACTAAACAGACTATCATCGGGGATGAGTTGCCATGACATTTTCCCCAGAGAATGAGTCTTAATGTCCGATTTCTTCTAGCGCCACCATAAGgttcacatttgtggtttttcatttaaatgggCAGATATTCATGGTCGTCGCATCACAATTTAAATGAGTTAAAGCATTAGTTAATGACATTGTCATCAGCCTGAACTGTACACGGCCTGTTAACAAGCTAACGCGCtaatacttaataataatattttatccctcatgttgtccagtTTGACCCGTTTccaagtttgtttgtttttttacattagaaaTATGGCacgttgaaaatgtcaaacaaggcaacaaaacattgggggggggaactaaaaatattggaaaaagtgacaaaaactacacaaaaaaacactggaagtaagcgtcaaaaactttggaaaaaacggctaaaatgtagaaaaagtgacaaaacttcaataaaaagggacaaagacattGGGGGGGAATTTCTTTGAAAACTCTAAAAAACattatacttaaaaaaaaaaaaaaggaaaccatggAAATAGGAgaatttttttcatgttgagggaaagacaacacaataattaaatacattatttctaATGTATTAATTGAAAGCATATTAGAATTCACTATAAAAACGGCAGTTTGTAGATGATCTGAATCTGCGTGTTTTTTGTCTGATAACCCATAAAgttcataaataaaaaaggatctACCTTGGCTCtgtgtccctctgcttcgggttctctcaccactgagtctggcTTAACGTCTCATTCATtcaataattgcttaaagcatttaaactaaGTTTTTTGTAGCagtttgtaacattttaaaatcttaattttgattaaaagattttcatttttactctGAATCCATATCAGTCCCAAATATCGGTTTCTGCCTTGAAAAAACAGCCTCGGTCCATCCCTACTACAGCGTGTAATACGTTCCTAACAGTCCTGAGTTTggattgttgggtttctgtaaataacatcccagaatACGGTCTAGATCTGCTCTTCATGGAAAGCACAATgagttgttgtgatttggcgctatattaATAAAAGTGAATGGAGGTCATATAAAAGACGTTGTGACATGTTGAGTCATCGTGAACAGGTGAGAGTGTTACGACACCTTCATGGATGACGGCGGCCGAGCTTCTTCCCTCCAGCACCGAGCCGTACTGAATGGTGGGGATCAGCGGTTTGTGGGGCGCGTAGACCTCCTCCTGCGGCGTGGGCTCTCGGTCCAGGGTGCGGGAGCGTCGGCCGGCCCGCCCCGGGGAGCCCGAGGAGTGGTGCTCGGCCCCGGCCCTCGTCTTGGACAGGCCGCGTCCCGCCGCGCCGCTGCTGCAATCGGGCAGGGGGAAGGTCCCGATGCCGCTGTCCAGGGTGTAGGTGGACGCGCCGGATCCTGCAGGGCAAGCACAGAGTCAGGGGCGGGCGGGGGAATGCAGAAAGGAATAGATCATCGGATCACTGCCTTGCATCCGGGAGGGCGGGGGAGGGGGTCTTCTCCCCACAAGCCATCAGACTCCAAATGAACCCTTAATAACCCCCTACAGTGAACCGTGACACTGCAATAACTCTTATTTCTAAACATGTGCAATAACAGTCTCTATTTGTTCAACCGTGCAATAACTGTTTTATATGCAGCCTTTTCAGTTGGtgcaatattaataatattcatGCAGCTGTCCAACTCCCTTTCTAGTGTCATAACAGAATATAAAACTAACAGATGAACCATAGAATGACAATAAAAcggcatccatccatccatccatccatccatccacggCACAAAGGAATTATATACATtcctaaatgaatgaaattcaCATTATTTATTCCATCTTTTACTGAAGCCTCTGAATGGGTATTACCCGGGCGGGGGGGGTTATTCACCTTTGATATGCTAATTAAGGCGTGACCCTATTTATTCCCCTCAATATGCAAATTATGTTTCAGTAAAATTTATGGATTGCTGCAGATTTGTAGCAAAGAACAAGTACTAGAAGAAGTACACAGATCCTTTACTGAAGTAGTAAACCCACAGTATACAAGTACACATTACAAGTAATATGTGAGCATGAATACACATGTGCATAGGTTAATTATAAACATTATAATGATGTATCAActtatataaaattaaaagtacatTTGCGTATATCTACTGTGTATATGAACCATCACTATTTTACTTGTAGAAAACTGTAAATTATAAACATAATCCCTCATAAACCTATATCTATAAACgagtacatttgtgtgtatctgcattttgtttttaattctattttttcATGCACAATAGGAAATGTTTGTGTATCTTACATATTGCAATGCAAATTGAGCAtctttcataaataaaaaaaataaaatatttaccctaaaaaaatgtaacgCAGTAATACATATCAGAAAAATATACTTATTAAATCATTGGATAACTGATTGTTGATGATGATTGTAGTCTTCCTGGTGTCTCTTAATACACACAAAGTACATGTAACAATATCTAGCAGTTACTGAAGAACAAATAGATACAAGATTTTATTTCACATAGTTTACatataactaaaatgtattttgggaTTAGAAAAGTGTTAGATTGGAACATTTGACCAAAAGCtaattttaaatactttactGTGTATACTGAGTATTTTAAGTTGATGTTGtgttgcatgtactgtataatcaCTGGTAAGTATAGCTGTGAAATAATTGTAATGgggtaaaaagtacaatatttgacTTTATAgtagagtagaaatataaaagcagcatcaaatggaaatacttaatACGTAATAGTACTAATATCtttaaatttactttaaagtacagtacttagtAAAtgtacattccaccactgtgtgTCCATGTTCTAATGTGTCATTCACTTCCTTCTCACTCTGTGGAATTATTCATACGTCCACTGGGATTTTATCTAGACTAGTTCCACACAAGTCCCTCAAAAGGTGGTAGTGCTCATAAACCTCCCAAAGGGTTTTGGTAGTGTCCCCCTCTGATAAAATCCTTACCTGCGAAGTGTTGAGAGTGAACGGAGTCTGCGAGGTTTTCGTCTGATGTGATCTTGCCGAGTCGGTCCGATCCCTGCGGGAGAGAACACATGGACGAGTGAGTGTACTGAACATTAGTACGCAGGGAACTAGGACGCCGCTAGGAGCCCGGTCTAGACGGGAACCCTCAAAGGATGTAGGACATATTGCAgaagtggtggaagaagtattaagatcctttaaaaagtactgtgaaaatattcttttacaagtaaaagtcctgcatttaaaccTTACTGAAGTGGGAGTATGTGAGTATTATTAgcattaaatacataaaaaaatcaaagtagtGATTGTGTAGTAACGTGTTCCCTGTCAGTGTGATCCTCTTCTGTCTGATGTTTCTGGATTCATATTATTAATATTCCTGCTGCTTTCATGTGCATGTTgtattttactgctgtagatgtttcaGGTTGTGTACATTTGAACTCCTTTATTTACTGCTGCTAGTTTCTATAGCCatgcatcatattctataaGATCATCATATGTCTGAAGCATCGCTATCCTTTAACtctggttttcactggacaggaagaggatgaaaaacaactgtcagataaatgtagtggaataaaatatcaaatactttcctctgagatgtagataaagttgcataaaactgaatttgtacttgagtaaatgtactgaaCCCTGAGAGCTAGATGCATTAAACTACAGTAAGTCGTGTCAGTTTATTTTATCCCGACGGTAAAAGGTCAAATCTTTCCAGCTGGAGTCCGACTGCAGAGACATAAATCCAAGTGGCAGTGATGCCGTACCTTGTCCATGTCGTCCCGACTGGCCATGTGACCGATGACGTCGCCATGGTGACCGAACAGCGGCTTGGAGCTCTTGCAGTCGAAGGAGAGGCGGCGCTGCGGCACGCTGATCACGTCCTTCCCGTCCACTCTGCATTCAAACACAAGGGTCACTTTGCATGTCCGGGCCTCACCACACAAAAAGGTAGCGTTAGCATTTGGCCTTTGACACAATTTATTTGCTATTTTGGAAAAATACTATTCCTAATGTTATTATAGagacaaataaaagaaagaaaaaagaattccTTTAAATTTATTCGTCACAGACAATTGACTGTAGGGCTGGGCGACATGAAGAGActcaaatatcatgatatttttgtcaaaatacttCAATGACGATATTACGGTGATATCGCAGGGTTGACtatttcataaaataataaaaacgaTGAGATCTGTGATACATTTTCATCGATAATAGACTCTTTGGTGGTGGAGACCTCACATCTTTTCCAGAGCTGACGACggtgactaagtgggtaaaagcgAATagtagaacagctagaacagtgtGGGAAGTTACACCAAGTCAAATTCAAGACCTTTTTTTAAGACTAGCGaaagaaaactacaaaaccacagaataaaaaataaaagaaatagaatTAGAGGTAGTGTTGCATGGACATGCGGAAATTAAGACGTTTAAAATTATTTACAACCcagaacacaatactttttaATGCGTAAACTTACGATTTGGACATTTCAGACTTTTGAAGACCCTGTTGTTGTAGTAGTCCTCACCTGTTGAGCAGCTGTTGCATGAAGTTGTCCGAGCGCTCCCCCCTGTACATGACCGCCAGCTGTCCCTGGGCGGGGTCCATCACCACCTCGCAGGAGTGGCCCCTCCCCGAGCGCTCCACGTACGCCCGCTCCTCCTCCAGCGCCCTCCGCAGCCCCTCCGCCTTCTCCATCAGAGTCGAGATGTTCAGACCCTCCACTCCTTCTTTACACCTGCTGGCCACCTTCCCGGAGTCCCGGCCCACCGACGGGATGTTGATCCTCcactccttcttctcctcctttgcTTTGGCGGCGTCCATCTTGCGGCTCAGCGCGGGCAGCTTGCTCTTCTTCAGGCCGAACCAGCTGGCGATGCCGTTGGAGGCTTTCTGCTTGACCTCGCTGGCCGGGCCCCCCCGGTCCTGCTCCTGGAGCTTCAGCATGTTTTCCTCGATGCCCTTCATCACCTTCTGCTCGATGGCCGACTGCGGGCTGGGGGCCGGCGGCAGCGGCTTCTCTTCCTCTGACGTCGGAGGTcttggaggaggagggggcagGCTGTCTCCGTACATCGgattctttttccctttcccgCCGATCTTGGTCCTCTCCTCTGATTTGGACGAGTAACGTGGGGCCTCTGCGGGCTTCCCCCCTCTGTGGACGGACGGGCCCTGGCAAGGCTTGGATGGCGACTTTGGAGGGATTTTGTTAGGGCTGTTGCTACTGTGAGGACCAACAACTGGTTTAAGGTTATGGGCCAGATTCAGGGAGCCAGGACACTTAATGTTGTTGCGTAGTACCTGCGGGGCGTCGGTGTTCGGGGACGGCAGACCGATTTTACTCTTAGACACTTCTGTCTTGTTAACACACAATTCTTGTTTAATCACTGCAGCACCCGGCGATTTTACAGCCTGTTCCTGCAGCTGAGACAACCCCGGGTACTTCAACCCGACGCTGCTAACTTTGGGTTTCCCATCCAAagagtctgtgtgttttgaatgtctCTGCTCCTCTTTCTGGACCTCCATGGGCCTCTCCGCTGTCTTACTCCTCTCTTCACCGTAGGTGACCTCATTCACCACATCCACCGGCCTAAGACCCACTTGTAAATCCTCAGAGCTCCGTAGCTTTCCCAGTGCAGCCAGCCTGTCTTTAAAAGCGTGGTGGCTGGAGTCAGCCTGGGGTCTCACTGCCACGGCCACGGGCCTCTTGGGGATCGAAGAGGACTCGCTCCTCCTGACCGGAGGCGGAGGCGGCGCCTGGGCAACCTCGCAGCTCTGCACAGTGATCTCCCGCACATCCGCCTCCTGTTTCTCCCGGGTTACGGAGTAGTTGGCTCTGCCCTGCACGGGCTTGCCGTGGATGGATGCGTTGGGCAGGCTGTGATGGTTGACCCACACCGGGCTGTCTGAATCCTCTTCGTCATCCGATGAGGACTCTGACGTGGACGAAGACGACTGCTTTTGTTGAGGAGGAGTGTTGAGGACACTTTCTGGTAGCGATTTTATGAGCTTCCTCTCGCCGCCGTTCGCCTTGGCTTGGGATGGAAGTATAGTTCTTTTCTCATGGCCCGGGGTGGGTTCCTCCTCTCTGGAGTTGGTAGACATaacacagacattttcataatgagggACCCTTTGAGAGACTTTGGGTGAGGAGGACGATTTGGATGAGGGAGCGCCCATCTTTGAAGGGACGCTGGCTTTAGGTGCAGAGAGGCTGTTGTAGCTTATTTCCTTAGTGGGGGGGGAGCAGACATCTTCGGCTTGAGGAGGGGAGGTTGGGGCTGAGTGTGTGGCGGGGTAGGACTCAGACCTGGCGGGCGGGGGAGGGGGCTGCCTGCACCGTTCTGTGGTGGTGGCTCTGCGGGTGGGAACAGGAGAGTGGTACACCTCGTAGTTGTTGGTGCGACAGGGGATCCTGGAGCTGCGGGTGAGTTGGGGGCTTAGGCGGACGGCGGACGCTGAGGGCTGGGACTTCTCCCCTATCGAGGGAATCTTCAGGAACTTGAGCAGTTTGGATGGCGAGTTGATGGCGGCAGTTTTGACATCGCTGAGGCAGGACGCGCTGGGGCTGACGGAGGCACCGGCTCTCACGGAAGAAGCGTCCAGATCTGTGACGTCCAGATCTGTGACGTCCTTCTCAGGGACGACTGACGGGTCGCTGGACGTGGCTGCGGCAACGCCGTTGTGGACGCCGTCATTGGTCTCAGTGTCACAGTGAGAGATCGGTGCGCTCTCCTTCACAGAGCTGGGCGGTTGGGGGGTGGGACGGAAACCAGTGAGCTCTTCAGAGGCAAAGGCATTTGGACAGCTCTCGGAGCTGCTCTGCTCTCGCTCCACCTCTGTCCTCTCCACGGCTGAGCCGTCGCCGGTTTCTGAGACGGATGAGTGGGCGGCGCCGCCTGCTGCTTGCTGGTGGGCTTCATTCTTGGTGGATTGTTTAGGGGGGGCGGCAGACTCGGGTCTCCTGCTCTTACTGTGACATTCGCTTTTAGCGGCTGCAGGAGCTCCGTGGCTCTGCGAGGCCGACGTGGCTTTCAGAGG
This window encodes:
- the nckap5l gene encoding nck-associated protein 5-like, which encodes MRTMSDETEQRMCDEDFGSDEEGEEGDVESFLEDNSSELVDRLRELEAENSALMLANESQREAYERCLDEVANHVVQALLNQKDLREECIKLKMLVFDLERQNRALCELFQQKLPNHPTAHYQVQAGPLPDYNAQLHNDSAKQAEPAHTEAQAKGNGYRTQHASPGPRGPAASMEALSPFFKKKAHILEVLRKMEETDPLKFHPSTTSLSFCDYSQVLMSTEAVLATVDPLPLACKSQHTHCHCTRSNTDSHQHVNGDGALKCEGGNTCCLHCKKSPDSLPKPCNHVCSPLKATSASQSHGAPAAAKSECHSKSRRPESAAPPKQSTKNEAHQQAAGGAAHSSVSETGDGSAVERTEVEREQSSSESCPNAFASEELTGFRPTPQPPSSVKESAPISHCDTETNDGVHNGVAAATSSDPSVVPEKDVTDLDVTDLDASSVRAGASVSPSASCLSDVKTAAINSPSKLLKFLKIPSIGEKSQPSASAVRLSPQLTRSSRIPCRTNNYEVYHSPVPTRRATTTERCRQPPPPPARSESYPATHSAPTSPPQAEDVCSPPTKEISYNSLSAPKASVPSKMGAPSSKSSSSPKVSQRVPHYENVCVMSTNSREEEPTPGHEKRTILPSQAKANGGERKLIKSLPESVLNTPPQQKQSSSSTSESSSDDEEDSDSPVWVNHHSLPNASIHGKPVQGRANYSVTREKQEADVREITVQSCEVAQAPPPPPVRRSESSSIPKRPVAVAVRPQADSSHHAFKDRLAALGKLRSSEDLQVGLRPVDVVNEVTYGEERSKTAERPMEVQKEEQRHSKHTDSLDGKPKVSSVGLKYPGLSQLQEQAVKSPGAAVIKQELCVNKTEVSKSKIGLPSPNTDAPQVLRNNIKCPGSLNLAHNLKPVVGPHSSNSPNKIPPKSPSKPCQGPSVHRGGKPAEAPRYSSKSEERTKIGGKGKKNPMYGDSLPPPPPRPPTSEEEKPLPPAPSPQSAIEQKVMKGIEENMLKLQEQDRGGPASEVKQKASNGIASWFGLKKSKLPALSRKMDAAKAKEEKKEWRINIPSVGRDSGKVASRCKEGVEGLNISTLMEKAEGLRRALEEERAYVERSGRGHSCEVVMDPAQGQLAVMYRGERSDNFMQQLLNRVDGKDVISVPQRRLSFDCKSSKPLFGHHGDVIGHMASRDDMDKGSDRLGKITSDENLADSVHSQHFAGSGASTYTLDSGIGTFPLPDCSSGAAGRGLSKTRAGAEHHSSGSPGRAGRRSRTLDREPTPQEEVYAPHKPLIPTIQYGSVLEGRSSAAVIHEDKEASGANMFSPRSKTWTFPNLKTPAGPAEVYLAVEEEEEVVSFGSPFRGSVKAGGPSSSRVADPGSLPVPVQSGMSRRGKTRTPSVPEMSREAGLELLRERPEEALCPSRPQVLETPESLSDSLYDSLSSCGSQG